In Fluviispira sanaruensis, a genomic segment contains:
- the phnE gene encoding phosphonate ABC transporter, permease protein PhnE, with amino-acid sequence MQFPSYIPVIESERRKRQIAGVVIEMFVWGYFLIFLTKVLICSIILPGVEYLAYNDPPNATALKIIESLDYDSRYFEFPWSWFFNIMALGAFIGFGISMKCKGFGSWIASISKLQVNNPEDSLKLTQHWKWARIEALILVIVTVITGWVLTNVSIAKIFQIDGLLGAGRLSLQLACGIPGVGENIGSSSLYDAMQWFLNLFVKLHNVFFANQVDLFSVSCQPNDLSYFSKALSKLAESIYLAFIATFFSVPVAFVLSFFASRNLTRHSRMMRFVYVLIRSYMNITRSIEPLIWAILFSVWIGIGPFAGSLALMIHSVSSLVKQYSEAVEGVEEGPIEALQATGATRVAIVWYAVVPQVILPFLAFTIYRWDINVRMATVIGLVGGGGIGSILIQEQMLARWTQVGSLAFLIFLVVWCMDFLSARIREAIQ; translated from the coding sequence ATGCAATTTCCTTCCTATATTCCCGTAATTGAATCTGAACGTCGTAAAAGACAAATTGCTGGTGTTGTTATTGAAATGTTTGTGTGGGGATATTTTCTTATATTCCTAACGAAAGTTTTAATATGTTCTATTATTTTACCCGGAGTCGAATATTTAGCTTATAATGATCCACCTAACGCAACAGCGCTCAAAATTATTGAATCTCTCGATTATGATAGCCGTTACTTTGAATTTCCATGGTCTTGGTTCTTTAATATCATGGCACTTGGAGCTTTTATTGGCTTCGGAATTTCAATGAAGTGTAAGGGTTTTGGTTCATGGATTGCAAGTATATCTAAACTACAAGTAAATAACCCAGAAGATTCTTTAAAATTAACTCAACATTGGAAATGGGCACGAATCGAAGCTCTTATCCTCGTTATCGTAACAGTGATTACAGGTTGGGTTTTAACCAATGTGAGCATAGCCAAAATTTTCCAAATTGATGGTCTGCTAGGAGCTGGGCGCCTGAGTTTGCAATTGGCGTGTGGTATTCCAGGTGTAGGCGAGAATATTGGTTCATCTTCTCTATATGATGCTATGCAATGGTTCCTAAATTTATTCGTAAAGTTACATAATGTTTTCTTTGCAAATCAAGTCGATCTTTTTTCAGTTTCGTGTCAACCAAACGATTTAAGTTACTTTAGTAAAGCTCTCAGTAAACTAGCAGAGTCTATCTATCTTGCATTTATAGCAACATTTTTTAGTGTTCCAGTTGCATTTGTCTTATCCTTTTTTGCATCACGAAACTTAACACGTCACAGTCGCATGATGCGTTTTGTTTATGTCCTTATTCGTTCTTATATGAATATCACCCGCTCCATAGAACCACTTATCTGGGCAATACTCTTTTCTGTTTGGATAGGCATTGGCCCATTTGCTGGATCCCTTGCTCTTATGATTCATAGCGTTTCGAGTCTTGTAAAGCAGTACTCTGAAGCCGTTGAAGGAGTTGAAGAAGGTCCCATTGAGGCTCTCCAAGCGACAGGTGCGACACGTGTAGCAATCGTCTGGTATGCCGTTGTTCCACAGGTTATTCTGCCCTTCTTAGCTTTCACAATCTATCGCTGGGATATCAACGTGCGCATGGCGACGGTGATTGGTCTTGTTGGAGGAGGCGGTATCGGTAGTATCCTTATCCAAGAGCAAATGCTTGCGCGTTGGACACAGGTGGGAAGCCTAGCATTCCTTATTTTCTTAGTCGTTTGGTGCATGGATTTCCTTTCTGCACGTATACGTGAGGCTATTCAATAA
- a CDS encoding exodeoxyribonuclease III, whose protein sequence is MSLKIYSWNLNGIRASAKAGFFNWLENSQADIVFMQEVRALPEQLNPEQIEPFGYKSIWHPAEKKGYSGVAIYTKLPFSNTDIQMGLGDPEFDKEGRFLGFFHNDIFYASAYFPNSQPEGKRLEYKLAFCRKLQSKLIELRKNNISIVLGGDINIAHKEIDLANPKQNQKNPGYLPEERQWYTDFLAEGYLDAFRLFEKNGGHYTWWSNRKGVREKNIGWRIDSHFVSEDLINNISKAGIHSDVYGSDHCPISLDLSFP, encoded by the coding sequence ATGTCGCTAAAAATTTATTCTTGGAATTTGAATGGTATTCGTGCTTCTGCTAAAGCTGGCTTTTTTAATTGGCTCGAGAACTCACAGGCAGATATCGTTTTTATGCAAGAGGTTAGAGCCTTGCCAGAACAGCTGAATCCTGAACAAATTGAACCATTTGGCTATAAAAGCATCTGGCATCCCGCCGAGAAAAAAGGCTACAGTGGAGTAGCAATCTACACAAAGCTGCCTTTTTCCAATACAGATATCCAGATGGGACTTGGTGATCCTGAGTTCGACAAGGAGGGGCGATTTTTAGGTTTTTTTCATAATGATATTTTTTATGCCAGCGCCTATTTTCCAAATAGCCAGCCTGAAGGAAAGCGTCTTGAGTATAAGCTCGCTTTTTGCAGAAAGTTGCAAAGTAAATTAATCGAGCTTAGAAAAAATAATATATCTATAGTTTTAGGTGGAGATATAAATATAGCACATAAAGAAATTGACCTAGCAAATCCAAAGCAAAATCAAAAAAACCCAGGATATTTACCGGAAGAAAGACAATGGTATACTGATTTTCTTGCCGAGGGATATCTGGATGCCTTTAGATTATTTGAAAAAAATGGTGGGCATTATACTTGGTGGAGTAACCGGAAAGGTGTGCGTGAAAAAAATATTGGTTGGAGAATTGATTCGCATTTTGTCTCAGAAGATCTTATAAACAATATATCGAAAGCAGGGATACATTCAGATGTCTATGGTTCTGATCACTGCCCTATTTCGCTCGATCTCTCGTTCCCTTAA
- the phnC gene encoding phosphonate ABC transporter ATP-binding protein, translated as MTFQPARDYEFILQVKDLVKTYPNGTKALKGVSFNVPKGAFLAVIGLSGSGKSTLLRCINRIHEPTSGSVIFEGRDITHIKEHQLREARTKIGMVFQHFNLVNRRNVLNNVLTGRLGQLENKFLGGIFQKWPEKWIEEAYQALRIVGIEDKALIRADGLSGGQKQRVAIARTLMQHPDLLLADEPVASLDPSTSYSVMNYLRDLNQKHNITVVCNLHFLSLVRDYSTHVIALKNGELVFEGKPTDITEKWFKDIYGADAREVEIH; from the coding sequence GTGACATTTCAGCCAGCACGAGATTACGAGTTTATTTTGCAAGTGAAAGACCTTGTTAAAACTTATCCTAATGGAACAAAAGCTTTGAAGGGAGTGAGCTTTAACGTTCCCAAGGGGGCATTTCTGGCTGTGATAGGATTATCCGGTTCTGGAAAATCAACTTTGTTACGTTGTATTAACAGAATTCATGAGCCAACATCTGGATCCGTTATTTTTGAAGGACGTGATATAACGCATATAAAAGAGCATCAATTGAGGGAAGCTCGGACAAAAATTGGCATGGTTTTTCAACATTTCAATTTAGTGAATCGAAGAAATGTTTTAAATAATGTTTTAACTGGACGTTTGGGACAACTCGAAAATAAATTCTTGGGCGGTATTTTTCAAAAATGGCCAGAAAAATGGATTGAAGAAGCTTATCAAGCACTCCGTATTGTTGGAATTGAAGATAAAGCACTGATACGTGCAGATGGCTTATCTGGCGGACAAAAGCAACGTGTGGCTATTGCGCGAACACTTATGCAACATCCCGATCTTCTGCTAGCAGATGAACCTGTCGCATCTCTCGATCCTTCCACAAGTTATTCCGTAATGAATTATCTCCGCGACTTAAATCAAAAACATAATATTACAGTAGTTTGCAATTTGCACTTTTTAAGTTTAGTTCGAGATTACTCCACACATGTGATTGCATTGAAAAATGGTGAATTGGTTTTTGAGGGTAAACCAACGGACATCACTGAAAAATGGTTTAAAGATATCTATGGCGCTGACGCTCGTGAAGTGGAGATACACTAA
- a CDS encoding transporter substrate-binding domain-containing protein translates to MKRITLLLSLLCLFTHFNLYSQTLARIKKEKELKVCTSAGYAPFEVKSSSGKWIGFDIRMFELFAKKLNVKLNMIDIRWEGVFPALLAGKCDFITGGMSITKEREKVISFSDPIYKSGNSLVISAKNKEKFKTLTDLDKEGVKIAVKTGNTADFFLKKVLKLAKIYRFDTNADLVTAVLENRTDAFAQDSIFSLMAEQEHKQKLHVLSDKINYEDLAVGIRKKDKSLLKEFNLFLSEWKKNGGYAEAVQYYLETDEWRAELKQK, encoded by the coding sequence TTGAAACGAATCACTCTATTGCTCTCATTGCTGTGCCTTTTTACTCATTTTAACCTATATTCCCAAACGCTTGCGCGTATTAAAAAAGAAAAAGAGTTAAAGGTGTGTACTTCGGCAGGCTATGCACCCTTTGAAGTAAAATCTTCAAGTGGTAAGTGGATTGGTTTTGACATCCGCATGTTTGAACTTTTTGCAAAGAAATTAAATGTTAAATTAAATATGATCGATATTCGCTGGGAAGGTGTTTTTCCTGCTTTATTAGCTGGGAAATGTGATTTTATTACCGGTGGTATGTCTATTACCAAAGAGAGAGAGAAAGTCATTAGTTTTAGTGATCCAATTTATAAAAGTGGTAACTCTCTCGTTATCTCTGCAAAAAATAAAGAAAAGTTTAAGACATTAACTGACCTCGATAAAGAGGGGGTAAAAATTGCAGTAAAAACTGGTAATACCGCCGATTTCTTTCTCAAAAAAGTATTAAAGCTCGCTAAAATCTATCGCTTTGATACCAATGCCGATCTTGTTACAGCTGTGCTCGAGAATCGCACCGACGCCTTTGCTCAGGACTCCATTTTTTCCCTTATGGCCGAACAGGAGCACAAGCAAAAATTACATGTTTTATCAGACAAAATAAATTATGAAGATCTAGCTGTCGGTATTCGAAAAAAAGACAAATCTTTGCTAAAAGAATTCAATTTATTTTTAAGTGAATGGAAAAAGAATGGGGGCTATGCAGAAGCTGTTCAATATTATTTAGAAACCGACGAATGGCGTGCGGAATTAAAGCAAAAATAA
- the csy3 gene encoding type I-F CRISPR-associated protein Csy3: MSKAKKEVNAELKNIPTVLAYSKSLESTPALMFASLNNEKEVPIELQETIIKGAISDYASATGQNEKNTEAANIQSLDYAIMPQNSKALKISFGLKVIGNSMSPFLCNNITYENTLKKLAKSYAEKGGYSYLASKYLHQIFLAKWGWRNLDSFAKVTVTLNGDKKNPLVCNSHEIESPAAFQDFLKTSDGKNLLDKFTSALAGKSVLRLKIDGEFVKNELEEVWPSQEFAEKEMSSSDKPKKTKYLYSIPTEDSPRHAALHSQKVGNALRTIDDWWSSESEDVYPIAVEPLGYISSQQRTVRSDSKNDLYSQLKQLEKLQAEVENAKGVLDIGSHIHHVMSCLIRGGVFGMKEDDKKDKNKDKGDDNDNG, encoded by the coding sequence ATGTCAAAAGCAAAAAAAGAAGTAAATGCAGAATTGAAAAATATTCCAACAGTTTTAGCTTACTCAAAATCGCTTGAAAGCACTCCAGCTCTTATGTTTGCATCCCTCAATAATGAAAAAGAAGTCCCTATCGAACTTCAAGAAACTATCATTAAGGGTGCAATTTCTGACTATGCAAGTGCGACAGGACAGAATGAAAAAAATACAGAGGCTGCAAATATTCAGTCCCTCGATTATGCTATCATGCCACAAAATTCAAAAGCTCTTAAAATATCCTTTGGTCTAAAAGTAATTGGCAATAGCATGTCACCTTTTCTATGTAATAATATTACTTATGAAAATACACTGAAAAAATTGGCAAAATCCTATGCAGAAAAAGGTGGCTATAGCTATTTGGCATCAAAATACTTGCACCAAATTTTCCTCGCTAAATGGGGTTGGAGAAACTTAGATAGCTTTGCTAAAGTAACTGTTACTTTAAATGGAGATAAAAAAAATCCATTGGTTTGTAATTCTCACGAAATTGAAAGTCCAGCTGCATTTCAAGATTTTTTAAAAACCAGTGATGGAAAAAATTTATTGGATAAGTTTACAAGTGCACTTGCTGGGAAATCTGTACTTCGCTTAAAGATTGATGGTGAGTTCGTAAAGAATGAACTTGAAGAAGTTTGGCCTTCCCAAGAATTTGCTGAAAAAGAAATGAGTTCTTCTGATAAACCTAAAAAAACAAAGTATCTCTATTCCATTCCGACGGAGGATTCACCTCGTCATGCAGCTTTGCATTCACAAAAAGTCGGCAATGCTTTGCGTACCATCGACGACTGGTGGTCGTCTGAAAGTGAAGATGTTTATCCAATTGCTGTGGAGCCTTTAGGATATATCTCTTCTCAACAACGCACTGTGCGCAGTGATAGTAAAAATGATCTCTATTCGCAACTAAAACAATTGGAGAAATTACAAGCTGAGGTTGAAAATGCGAAAGGAGTTTTGGATATAGGGAGCCATATTCATCATGTGATGAGCTGTCTTATACGTGGTGGTGTGTTTGGTATGAAAGAAGATGATAAAAAAGATAAAAACAAAGATAAAGGCGATGATAATGACAATGGATGA
- a CDS encoding response regulator, whose protein sequence is MYGVEDEISILVADDDKDIQKLIFQTLKKFSKNICQVYDGSDAVRELTEKNYSVAIIDLNLPKVSGLDVLKSVKNLKLATVLIVFTGEDNLKVIKECMRNGAYDFLEKQSDKVIFEDTVKRAIEMYHFVTDRKKFLEFIVCEFGNITIDKFRKLDNEKQRKIFATVQSLLELKMTNKS, encoded by the coding sequence ATGTACGGTGTAGAAGACGAAATATCTATTCTTGTAGCTGATGACGATAAAGATATTCAAAAGCTTATTTTTCAAACACTTAAGAAATTTTCTAAAAATATATGCCAAGTGTACGACGGAAGTGATGCCGTCCGAGAGCTAACTGAAAAAAATTATTCAGTTGCAATCATAGATTTAAATTTACCAAAAGTTTCTGGTTTAGACGTGCTAAAATCTGTTAAAAATTTAAAATTAGCCACTGTACTCATAGTTTTTACGGGTGAAGACAATTTAAAAGTCATAAAAGAGTGTATGCGTAATGGTGCTTATGATTTTCTTGAAAAACAGAGTGATAAAGTCATCTTTGAAGACACAGTCAAGCGTGCTATAGAAATGTATCATTTTGTGACAGATAGAAAAAAATTTCTCGAGTTTATAGTTTGTGAGTTTGGCAATATCACGATTGATAAATTCAGGAAATTGGATAATGAAAAACAAAGGAAAATCTTTGCAACTGTCCAATCTCTTCTCGAACTTAAAATGACGAATAAATCATAA
- the cas6f gene encoding type I-F CRISPR-associated endoribonuclease Cas6/Csy4, producing MLFYRDIQLLGLSAIKSGNFKFLMRQIHGFIATQCLDINHEENVNINIYKSENRLSRLGVYFPHWSKYSCGDTIRLVGQSNDLKKLENEKWIMNGLAAEVIHFSPETPLQFNEKESNKAVCFKRTRMHERLSDATVQRKLRRFEKRLKDSAATSKPTAENYREFLVNKKMAQINSDIVHGIETKPSNQKDQNDKKRSRNIVLYVQSLAVNEFINEQTRWNSYGLAKENSLQGISLQ from the coding sequence ATGCTTTTCTATAGAGATATTCAATTGCTTGGATTGAGTGCGATAAAAAGTGGAAATTTTAAATTTTTAATGCGGCAAATTCATGGTTTTATTGCAACTCAGTGTTTGGATATTAATCATGAAGAAAATGTAAATATAAATATTTATAAATCAGAAAATCGCCTCTCTCGTCTTGGTGTTTATTTTCCACATTGGTCAAAATATTCTTGTGGTGACACAATTCGTTTGGTTGGACAAAGTAACGATTTAAAAAAACTCGAAAATGAAAAATGGATAATGAATGGATTGGCAGCAGAGGTTATTCATTTTTCTCCAGAAACCCCTCTACAGTTTAACGAAAAAGAAAGTAACAAAGCAGTTTGCTTTAAGCGTACGCGTATGCACGAAAGATTGTCCGACGCCACTGTGCAGCGGAAATTAAGACGTTTTGAAAAACGTCTTAAAGATTCAGCAGCAACTTCTAAGCCGACTGCAGAAAACTATCGAGAATTTTTAGTGAATAAAAAAATGGCGCAAATAAATTCTGATATTGTACATGGAATTGAAACTAAGCCTAGCAATCAAAAAGATCAAAATGATAAAAAGCGTAGTAGAAATATTGTGCTTTATGTCCAGTCTTTAGCTGTAAACGAGTTTATTAATGAACAAACACGTTGGAATAGCTATGGGCTTGCCAAGGAAAATTCTCTCCAAGGCATTTCTCTGCAATAA
- the lipB gene encoding lipoyl(octanoyl) transferase LipB, which produces MEIRYLGLLTYSDALGIMESLHQEIVEKPKREGVLLVVQHPPTVTMGKRELYDDMKIPPEQLKFKGIAFHKIDRGGSVTVHEPGQVVVYPIVHMDKLNKSVRIYVNLLEEAMISTAAQFGVSVTRDEINPGVWVGQNKIGAVGIRIANKVTKHGIAFNVTNSLETFSSIVPCGLRGRGVINLQMAVDELSVSQNLPLARIDYLKVEKILAEEIHKLLN; this is translated from the coding sequence ATGGAAATTCGTTACCTTGGTTTGTTAACTTACAGTGACGCCCTCGGTATTATGGAGTCACTCCATCAAGAAATCGTAGAGAAACCAAAACGTGAGGGTGTGTTGCTTGTCGTGCAGCATCCGCCCACAGTCACTATGGGCAAACGTGAACTCTACGATGATATGAAAATCCCCCCAGAACAATTGAAGTTCAAAGGAATTGCTTTTCATAAAATCGATAGAGGGGGAAGCGTGACTGTCCACGAACCTGGACAAGTTGTTGTTTACCCTATTGTACATATGGATAAACTGAATAAATCTGTACGTATATATGTAAATTTATTGGAAGAGGCTATGATTTCCACAGCAGCACAATTTGGTGTTTCTGTGACCCGTGATGAAATCAATCCAGGAGTTTGGGTGGGGCAGAATAAAATCGGAGCAGTCGGTATTCGTATCGCAAATAAAGTGACAAAACACGGTATCGCTTTTAATGTTACAAACTCCCTTGAAACTTTTTCTTCAATTGTCCCTTGTGGTTTAAGAGGAAGAGGTGTCATAAATTTACAAATGGCTGTTGATGAACTTTCTGTATCCCAAAACCTCCCTTTAGCAAGAATTGACTACCTAAAAGTTGAAAAAATATTGGCTGAAGAAATACATAAATTATTAAATTAA
- the cas1f gene encoding type I-F CRISPR-associated endonuclease Cas1f, giving the protein MPILASHKEGLVYLEHAKIFVKNDMVNLAKREEAIEKHWTIPIANTCGILLGPGTSLTQQAAKKLSKNNVIVGFVGGGGVPIFYASQSEYRKTEYLQAWIRMWPYEKERLKVAKIFNNIRIENIRAQWEIFFSGEINPDKEIDIFYKRTLKSTNINELMSSEGHFADSLYKLLKIHFNEPNFKRIRKTDKKEKLLGTNSLLTNGNYYAYGLAACALWTLGIPHSMPVSHGRTRRGALVFDLADLVKDACVMPQAFISNSLGHTTGKFKSEVLENLDRANALVCMFDSIKNICELYPEKAL; this is encoded by the coding sequence ATGCCTATACTTGCAAGTCACAAAGAAGGTCTTGTTTACTTAGAACATGCAAAGATTTTTGTTAAAAATGACATGGTTAATTTAGCAAAAAGAGAAGAAGCTATTGAAAAACATTGGACAATTCCTATTGCAAATACCTGCGGAATTCTTTTAGGACCAGGGACATCGCTCACACAACAAGCTGCCAAAAAACTTTCGAAAAATAATGTAATAGTTGGTTTTGTTGGTGGAGGGGGCGTCCCTATTTTTTATGCATCACAATCAGAATATCGAAAAACAGAATATTTACAAGCATGGATCCGTATGTGGCCGTATGAAAAAGAAAGATTAAAAGTTGCAAAAATATTTAATAATATCCGTATAGAAAATATTCGAGCACAATGGGAAATTTTTTTCTCTGGTGAAATAAATCCCGACAAAGAAATCGATATCTTTTATAAAAGAACTTTAAAAAGTACAAATATTAATGAATTGATGTCCAGTGAAGGGCATTTTGCAGACTCACTCTACAAACTTTTAAAAATTCATTTTAATGAACCAAATTTTAAACGCATCCGAAAAACAGACAAAAAAGAAAAATTATTAGGCACCAATTCCCTACTCACAAATGGAAATTATTATGCTTATGGCCTAGCAGCTTGTGCATTATGGACTTTAGGAATTCCACATTCCATGCCTGTTTCTCATGGCAGAACTCGCAGAGGAGCGCTTGTCTTTGACCTTGCAGATTTGGTAAAAGATGCTTGTGTCATGCCCCAAGCTTTCATTTCAAACTCACTGGGACACACGACAGGCAAATTCAAAAGCGAGGTTTTAGAAAATTTAGATAGGGCAAATGCACTCGTCTGTATGTTCGACTCTATAAAAAATATCTGTGAACTTTATCCAGAGAAGGCTTTATGA
- a CDS encoding type I-F CRISPR-associated protein Csy2 produces the protein MGYIFIKAKVHDAQAMPNTHILGSPSVIGLYGFLHKLELNSLKFLNLKINFTNFSFALNSRNYFLNYNHPKFNPYHKDLASSKNPNAASTVDTKSMDFEIIIIAQFQTDSDLSNEGLKKYFAENEIVFADLRLCGGVLANEPQVYFDSDAKPLLRKVSRTFYFFCDASSMLESVLHAEESELEKEAQVTIRKDALDSILALTEMGKIEVKKELFNDLGINYIQYERYFPLNVGYISIENKGGKRVPFAEKHFYVESYFTLGKSIPSTVMIRDFEKIWSQTNWTYQCHIDQEYYSIFYCKN, from the coding sequence GTGGGTTATATCTTCATCAAAGCAAAAGTGCATGATGCCCAAGCAATGCCCAATACACATATTCTTGGTTCGCCAAGCGTGATTGGCTTGTATGGATTTTTGCATAAGCTCGAGTTGAATAGTTTAAAATTTTTAAATTTAAAAATAAATTTCACCAATTTTTCTTTTGCTTTAAATTCTAGAAATTATTTTTTAAATTATAATCATCCAAAATTCAATCCGTATCATAAAGATTTGGCTTCATCGAAAAATCCCAATGCAGCGAGCACAGTTGATACAAAAAGCATGGATTTTGAAATTATTATCATTGCTCAATTTCAGACGGATTCCGACTTAAGTAACGAAGGATTGAAAAAATATTTTGCTGAAAATGAAATTGTCTTTGCTGACTTGAGATTATGTGGTGGGGTTTTAGCGAATGAACCTCAGGTTTATTTTGATAGCGATGCAAAACCACTTTTAAGAAAAGTGAGTCGGACATTTTATTTTTTCTGTGATGCCTCAAGTATGCTAGAAAGTGTTTTGCATGCTGAAGAGAGTGAATTGGAAAAAGAAGCACAAGTTACTATTCGTAAAGATGCATTGGATAGTATTTTAGCTTTAACTGAAATGGGTAAAATTGAGGTAAAAAAAGAACTTTTTAATGATCTTGGTATTAATTATATTCAGTATGAACGCTATTTTCCTTTAAATGTAGGCTATATTTCAATTGAGAATAAGGGCGGCAAACGTGTTCCTTTTGCTGAGAAACATTTTTATGTAGAAAGTTATTTTACTTTGGGAAAAAGCATTCCTTCAACTGTTATGATTAGAGATTTTGAAAAGATATGGTCGCAGACGAATTGGACTTATCAATGCCATATTGATCAAGAATATTATTCTATTTTTTATTGCAAAAATTAA
- a CDS encoding cation:dicarboxylate symporter family transporter, which translates to MLRHILKVANSIIFKLVLALLFGLFAGKYLPQEVQATLYSISLSLKDILIFILPFIIFSCIFSCLLSFKSDVFKFIIVLILCICLSNFISTIIAFNVSHLALSHLDNFSNINQEGHTSLKPFWNLSLPSLISNNVALFSGLVAGLIFSKFRNKRVDVFADKMRDSVTLFLNKAFIPILPIFALGFIIKLESDGVLTQILSSYLPLVLAIIITQYVYISLLYFIGAGFNIKQFIYFVKNVLPAGIMGFSSMSSMAALPLTIQAAEKNTGNRDLSRTIAPATVNIHLIGDSLAIPMIALVIMSTFGPGFPDISTFLIFSFYFVLAKFAVAAVPGGGILVMITILETQMGFTPEMSGLITAIYILLDPIITSANVLGNGAFAILTTKLFAKKAAE; encoded by the coding sequence ATGCTAAGACATATTTTAAAAGTTGCGAATAGTATCATTTTTAAACTCGTACTTGCTCTTCTGTTTGGCTTATTTGCGGGAAAATATTTACCGCAAGAGGTACAAGCTACACTCTATTCCATCAGTTTGAGCTTAAAAGACATCCTTATCTTTATTTTACCATTTATTATTTTCAGTTGTATTTTTTCTTGTTTACTCTCATTTAAATCCGATGTATTCAAGTTTATTATAGTCTTAATTCTTTGCATTTGTTTATCAAACTTTATTTCCACAATCATAGCGTTTAACGTAAGTCATTTAGCCCTATCACACTTAGATAATTTCTCTAATATTAACCAAGAAGGCCATACCTCCCTTAAACCTTTTTGGAATTTATCACTTCCGTCTCTTATTTCGAACAATGTAGCTTTATTTTCTGGTTTAGTTGCAGGACTTATTTTTTCGAAGTTTCGTAACAAACGGGTTGATGTTTTCGCAGACAAAATGCGTGACTCAGTTACATTATTTTTAAATAAAGCTTTTATCCCAATTTTACCTATTTTTGCTCTTGGTTTTATTATAAAACTCGAAAGCGATGGTGTTTTAACACAGATATTAAGTTCATATCTTCCTCTTGTACTTGCAATAATTATCACACAGTATGTTTATATTTCTCTTTTATATTTCATTGGCGCCGGCTTTAATATTAAGCAATTCATATATTTTGTTAAAAATGTCCTACCTGCAGGAATAATGGGTTTCAGTTCAATGTCGAGCATGGCAGCACTGCCACTGACAATTCAAGCTGCAGAAAAAAACACAGGCAATCGAGATCTTTCTAGAACGATAGCGCCTGCCACAGTGAATATCCATTTGATCGGTGATAGTTTAGCCATACCTATGATTGCCCTCGTTATAATGAGCACATTTGGCCCTGGATTTCCGGATATTTCAACGTTCCTCATATTTTCATTTTACTTCGTGCTGGCTAAATTTGCGGTTGCAGCTGTCCCAGGCGGAGGTATTCTCGTTATGATAACCATCCTCGAAACACAGATGGGTTTTACCCCTGAAATGAGTGGATTGATTACAGCAATCTATATTTTGCTCGATCCAATCATCACTTCAGCAAACGTTTTAGGCAATGGTGCATTTGCTATTTTGACCACAAAATTATTTGCAAAAAAAGCAGCTGAATAG
- a CDS encoding SdpI family protein, which translates to MENKLFLDNILFFISYLLLIAIFYTIQFLLKNPKHQFKRNRFFGHRTDVSLKSDKNWKILNLYNCKYTLIFLHIFNFINLAFMLVKYFLNKLSINKEILFYFSFVTLILLLITGLFIVFITMLNLEKRLKI; encoded by the coding sequence ATGGAGAATAAACTATTTTTAGATAACATATTATTTTTTATTTCGTACTTATTACTTATTGCTATTTTTTATACTATACAATTTTTACTTAAAAACCCAAAACACCAGTTTAAACGCAATCGATTCTTCGGTCATCGCACAGATGTATCCTTGAAATCTGATAAAAACTGGAAAATATTAAATCTTTATAATTGCAAATACACACTTATATTTCTGCACATTTTTAATTTTATTAACTTAGCATTTATGCTGGTAAAATATTTTCTAAACAAGCTAAGTATAAATAAAGAAATTCTTTTTTACTTCAGTTTTGTCACTTTAATACTCTTACTGATAACTGGATTATTCATAGTTTTTATAACTATGTTGAACTTAGAAAAAAGATTAAAAATATAA